Below is a genomic region from Halostella litorea.
ACCCGCAGGCGTTCTCCTACGACGGCGTGCTGTCGCAGGGCAACGGCCTGCTCACCGTCGTCGAGGACGCCGCCCAGCACGCCGACCTGCTCCAGAAGCTGCTGAACGTGCCCGACGAGCGGACCGTCAAGCTCGACAAGGGGATCGGGATGGACATCGACACGCAGCTGGTGATCATCTCGAACCCCGACCTGGAGGCGAAGCTGAACCAGCACGCCGAGAAAAACGGGATGGACCCCCTGAAGGCGCTGAAGCGCCGCCTCGACAAACACGAGTTCACCTACCTCACGAACCGCAGCCTGGAGACCGAACTCGTCCGGCGCGAACTCACCAACGAGACGGCAGTGTGGGACGCCGACGAGGAGGCCGTCGAGGAGAAGATAGCCGAGCCGATCACCGTCGCGATCAAGGACTCGGAGGGGCGGCTCCGGGAGCGCGAACTCGCGCCCCACGCCGTCGAGGCGGCGGCGCTGTACAGCGTCGTCACCCGGCTGGACGACGCCGACCTGCCGGCCGGCCTCGACCTGGTCGACAAGGCGCTTCTGTTCGACCGGGGCTACCTCCGCGACGGCGACGAGCGCCTGGAGAAGGAGGACTTCGAGTTCGACGACGGCGCGGACGACGGCGAGCACGGCATCCCGGTGACGTACACACGCGACCGCATCGCGGACCTGCTGCACGTCGCCCAGGACCGCCACCACGCCGACCTGCCGGTCGAGGACGTGATCATGCCCCGCGACGTGCTGAACGCGATGGCCGAGGGGCTGACCGAGGCCCCGGTGTTCTCGCCGGGCGAGCGGACCGAGTTCGAGAACCGCGTCGTCCCGGTGAAAAACCACGTGTTCGGGCGGCAGGAGGCCGACGTGCTCGACGCGATGATGCGCGACCGGCGGGTCGACGAGGACACCGTCGCCGACTACGTCGAACACGTCTACGCCTGGGCGACCGACGAGCAACTGGAGAACGAGCGCGGCGAGCGGGTCGACCCCGACCCGCTGAAGATGAAGGTGTTCGAGACCGAGCATCTCGGGCGGTTCTCGCCCGAGAGCTACGACGGGAACGAGCCCTCGCCCGCGGTGCGGCAGTTCCGCACCGAGAAGGTGATAACCGCCCTGAACCGCCACGCCTGGGAGCACCGCGGCGACGACTTCTCGGCGTCCGACGTCGACCTCACGGGGATCCCGGTGATCCGGAGCGTGCTCGAATCGCACGACTGGGACGACGTCGCGCGGCTGTTCGAGGACTTCGACCCGCGGCAGTGGGACGACCCGCCCAGCGGGACGGAGACGGCCGAGATCAAGGCCGAGACGATCGACAACATGGTCGAGATGTTCGACTACAGCGAGGCGTCGGCGGAGCTGACCAGCCGACACGTCATGGGGCAGGTGAGTTACAAATGGGACTGAAAGACGACTTGGAACGGTTCTACGAGGTGGGCGAGCAACGCCGGGAGGACCTCTCGGAGTTCATCCAGTACGGCGACCTGGGCGGCAGCCGCTCCGACGAGGTGCGGATCCCGATAAAGATCGTCGACCTGCCGGAGTTCGAGTACGACCAGCTGGACCAGGGCGGGGTCGGCCAGGGCGACGCCGACGTGGGCGACCCCGTCGGCCAGCCACAGCCCCAGCCCGGCGACGGCGACGAGGACGGCGACCCCGGCGAGGAGGGCGGGGACCACGAGTACTACCAGATGGACCCCGAGGAGTTCGCCCAGGAGCTAGATGAGGAACTCGGCCTGGACCTCGAACCCAAGGGCAAGAGCGTCGTCGAGGAGAAGGAAGGCCCCTACAAGGAGCTCACGAAGACCGGCCCCGACAGCACGCTCGACTTCGAGCGGATGTTCAAGAAGGGGCTAAAGCGGAAGCTGGCGATGGACTTCGACGAGGAGTTCGTCCGGGAGGTGCTGAAGGTCGACGGCGTCGGCCCCGCGGCGGCGTTCGAGTGGGCGCGCGGCGAGTCGATCCCC
It encodes:
- a CDS encoding PrkA family serine protein kinase; the protein is MSRGDEFVSEADRALEGAYEEPKSLAEYVDEVFETPRIASHASKYLLEAIEAAGTRTVVEEGEETERYRFFDDPHNDGEHAVLGNTEVLNAFVDDLRSIAAGRAKDEKIIWFDGPTATGKSELKRCLINGLREYSKTPEGRRYTVEWNVATAADTRGLSYGGDAPADEDQWYESPVQAHPLSAFPDEVREDLLARLNEANDDHLDVRVEERLDPFSREAYDYLEEEYRRRGVEDLFSAVTDPAHLRVKNYVVDVGQGIGVLHSEDEGQPKERLVGAWMRGMLQELDSRGRKNPQAFSYDGVLSQGNGLLTVVEDAAQHADLLQKLLNVPDERTVKLDKGIGMDIDTQLVIISNPDLEAKLNQHAEKNGMDPLKALKRRLDKHEFTYLTNRSLETELVRRELTNETAVWDADEEAVEEKIAEPITVAIKDSEGRLRERELAPHAVEAAALYSVVTRLDDADLPAGLDLVDKALLFDRGYLRDGDERLEKEDFEFDDGADDGEHGIPVTYTRDRIADLLHVAQDRHHADLPVEDVIMPRDVLNAMAEGLTEAPVFSPGERTEFENRVVPVKNHVFGRQEADVLDAMMRDRRVDEDTVADYVEHVYAWATDEQLENERGERVDPDPLKMKVFETEHLGRFSPESYDGNEPSPAVRQFRTEKVITALNRHAWEHRGDDFSASDVDLTGIPVIRSVLESHDWDDVARLFEDFDPRQWDDPPSGTETAEIKAETIDNMVEMFDYSEASAELTSRHVMGQVSYKWD